One Rhododendron vialii isolate Sample 1 chromosome 2a, ASM3025357v1 genomic region harbors:
- the LOC131316326 gene encoding uncharacterized RNA-binding protein C660.15-like, producing the protein MPLFLSEEEYESCLHNASLVAEKADAFIRKLYNQLESVKAQVGTASTTVERSRSLLKQKSVSPCDELAQVKATKKDGEMERLSTVASELHALLEQKDLEIRENNAAINGYLDKITDKDGEIEQLSTEASKLRTLLEQKDLEISKKNAAIKGYLDMIVNLTDSAALKEARLKEIELELAHSNASGTGLSKVGAKRQNPEGGDPRKIFVGGIPLTVTEDKFVECFSLFGRVSEHEIIRDPSGRSRGFGFVVFDSAGVVDTILDRGNKIDMEGTQVEIKRAQPKKKQVPATFPPPFPSLYATFPYYGGFSSDSAIREGGMWWRQYS; encoded by the exons ATGCCGCTGTTCCTCTCGGAGGAAGAGTATGAAAGTTGCCTGCACAATGCCTCTTTGGTGGCAGAGAAGGCCGACGCATTCATCAGAAAACTCTACAACCAACTCGAATCGGTCAAGGCACAGGTGGGTACCGCTTCTACTACAGTGGAGCGGAGCCGCTCCCTCCTCAAGCAGAAGTCTGTTTCGCCCTGCGACGAGCTTGCTCAAGTTAAAGCC ACTAAGAAAGATGGAGAGATGGAGCGATTGTCTACCGTAGCTTCCGAACTTCATGCGTTGTTGGAGCAGAAGGATTTAGAGATTAGAGAGAACAATGCTGCGATTAACGGCTATCTCGACAAGATT ACGGACAAAGATGGAGAGATCGAGCAATTGTCTACTGAAGCTTCCAAACTTCGTACGTTGTTAGAGCAGAAGGATTTAGAGATCAGCAAGAAAAATGCTGCGATTAAGGGCTATCTCGACATGATT GTGAACTTGACAGACAGTGCCGCGTTGAAGGAAGCTCGACTGAAAGAAATTGAGTTAGAGTTAGCACACTCAAATGCTTCTGGTACCGGTCTCTCAAAG GTTGGGGCTAAAAGACAAAATCCAGAAGGTGGGGATCCAAGGAAGATATTTGTTGGTGGCATCCCACTTACAGTTACTGAAG ACAAGTTTGTGGAGTGTTTTTCCTTGTTCGGGAGGGTTTCAGAGCATGAAATTATACGGGATCCTTCTGGGCGCTCTAGGGGCTTTGGATTTGTTGTCTTTGACAGTGCGGGGGTGGTTGATACCATCCTGGACCGAGGCAATAAAATTGATATGGAAGGCACACAG GTTGAGATTAAAAGGGCTcaaccaaagaaaaaacaagtcCCTGCTacttttcctcctccttttccttctctttaTGCTACTTTTCCATATTATGGCGGCTTCAGCAGTGACTCTGCGATTAGAGAGGGAGGCATGTGGTGGCGTCAGTATTCTTGA